ATTTGCAGAACAATTGAGGGGTGTATAAGAAGCCTTTCTGTTCACCATGGTGTAGCAAAATGCCTGTACAACGTTGAGATTGATTGTTGATGAAACTAAACACAAGAATATAGATTCGGCTCTATCCTTTTGCCAGGTTCTTCCTTGCGTAACTCTACATTCAATCCTATAAATGAATATCTCTATCGTATGTAGTATCCAGTGAGGAAAAGATAAACTAACGGATTAGCATTATGAATGCTGTGTGATTTTTTATATCCAGCGTGTTCACAAATCGTGTTTACAGACAGGTTGTGAACAAGAGATGTGTAACTCTAAAAATTGAATTGGTATGACCCTTCAGCCTCAGTCCTCAGTCCTCAGCACTCAGTCCTCAGCACTTTTCTATAACTGCGGTTTCAACTACCAAACTCCTTATCCCGAATTCACATTATCCATTAGGATTTCTGGAAACCGTTTTGCTGAACTCGCTGTCTGTATTTATTTCTTAACTGTACAAAAATAAAGAAGAAGTCCTTACTCCAACGTAAGCTCTTTCAAAAAAACGAGTCTCCCTATACTCTAGAAATCGTTTACACCTCTCATGACGATAGGAACCGAGCAAATGGCATTGCTAAACGGAAGAATTGCACTGGTGACAGGGGCAAACGGTGGCATTGGGCAATATTACATCCAGGGATTGCAAGCGGCTGGAGTCAGTCGCATTTATGCAGGGGCACGCAATCCCGACAGTTTGCAGGCGATCGCAGCTACTGACCCCAATCGCATCATTCCCATTGCCCTCGACATCACCGATGATGCCTCTGTTCAAGCGGCAGCAGAGACATATCGAGATGTGGATTTGCTGATTAACAATGCGGGAGTCGGGTTTAATCAGCGGCTCATCCCAGGGATTAGCTTTGACAAAATACGCTCAGAGATTGAGGTCAATTATTTGGGTACGGTGCGCATGTGTCTTGCTTTTGCTCCTGTGCTCAAAGCTAATGGAGGTGGGGCGATCGTCAATATGTTGACTATTTTGGCAAAGGTTAATTTCCCCCTTAATGCCTCTTACAGTGCTTCTAAAGCGGCTGCACTTTTAGCCACTCAAGGGATTCGGGCTGAGTTAGCTTCGCAGGGAACGCTCGTCGTTGGAGTCATGCCAGGGACAGTGAATACAGGCATGAGTAAGGATTTTCCACCACCCAAGGTTGACCCAGAAGAAGTGGTGCGGGTGGCATTGCAAGCGGTTGTGGATGGCGTAGAAGATGTTTATCCCGGTGAGCAAGCACAGGAGATGCAAGCCCAACTCCTCCAGGATCCAAAAGCCCTTGAAAAAGCCATGGCAGCCATTCTGGCGGGTTGAGTTAATGGTAGGCTTAGGAACGGTAGTTGTATGAAGGACGGGTCGTGCGAAAACTTTATTTCCTGCTTCCGGGGACAGGCAGTCGGTTTGCCTGCGGTGGATTGTGGGCAGAGTTAAAGACCTTTGAGTTAGCTCGGCAGATCTGTCCCGCAGAGGTTGTTACCTATCGTCAGCGCGAAGCCAACACGCTCTTTTTGGATGACGTATTGCAAACCCAATCCCTGGATGATGTCATTTTTGTCATTAGTTGGGGGTTTGATGTACCCAAACTCGCTGCTCGTCTAGCCCGCCACTGTGTGGTCTATCACGCTCATAGCGCAGAGTATGGGTTCAAGTTGCCTTCCCGTGTTCCTATCATTACCGTGAGCCGCAGCACAATGGGTTATTGGGGACAGCGATCGCCCCATTCGCTGATCTACTACTTGCCCAACCACATCTCTGAAAACTTCCGCAATCTGCATCAACCACGTGATATCGACGTGGTAGTGCAGGCTCGCAAGTCGTCGAGTTACCTGCTAAAAGAGTTAATTCCCGCCTTAAAACAACACAGCCAGGTTTATGTCGTGGAGTCCTTTATTGATGATCTGGCAGGGCTATTTAACCGAACCAGGGTTTATCTTTATGACTCTTCTGAATATTGGGCGTTGCAAGGGGTAACTGAGGGGTTTGGGCTGCAACCGTTAGAGGCGATCGCCTGTGGATGTCGGGTGTTTTCCAGTGTCAACCATGGGCTGTCGGACTATCTCGATCCAGGGTTTAATGGCGAAAAGATTGCTGGATATTCCAAAGAATACGATGTCCAACGCATTCTCAAAGCGTTGCAAAGCCCACAACCCGTTGAGCCGGATGAGTGGCTGAAAGAATATCGTGCAGCAAACATTACTCAACGTCTGACAGTGATCTTAGGAGCGATTAATGAGTTCTTCGACTACCGCTCTCAGGGACTCGCCCCCATTCAAGACTTAACATCTACACGGTTGTTAAAGCTCCAGGTTGAACAGTGGATAAATAAGGTTCAACGCAAATTAAAATCGCGTCGTTAACTGCATACCTCGGAAAGACTCATAAATACGTAGCAACAGAAGTCGTTAAAGGACATCCCCCATGAAGTTGCTGCAAACTGGATTAATGCTCGGTATGGTGCTGGTTACGGCGATCGCCTCTCCCATCAGTGCATCTGCGACTCGTGCCCCAAAGCCTGTTCAAAACATTTTGCCCCTTCCATCGCAGTCTACTCAGACTAACTCTGATTTAGCGATTCAAGATGCGATCGCACAGGGGGTAACCGCACTCGATGCAGGTGAATATAACGATGCGCTGGTTGCCTTTGATCGTGTGATCCAACTCGATCGCAGCAATGCCATGGGCTGGATGGGACGGGGTTATGCCCTGAATGGTTTGGGAGATTTTAGCGAAGCGATGGCGGCATTTCAGCAAGCGGTGCGCTTTGATCGCACGTTGTATGGAGCCTGGGTCGGTTTGGGCATTGCGACCGATGAAAATGGTAATCCAGAACAAGCATTAGCCGCTTATGAGCAAGCGATTCAAATCGATGCCACTCGCTTTCGTGTCTGGTATCACCAGGGGGTAACATTGCTGCGCCTGCAACGTTATGAGCAATCGCTGAATTCATTTAATCAGGCATTACGAATTGAGCCAGAGCATGAGTATTCCTGGTATCAGCGCGGCTTTGTGTTGGGAGAATTGCAACGCTATCCAGAAGCACTGGCTTCGTTTGAACGAGCGATCGCCATTAACCCTGAGAATGCCTGGTCGTGGTATTACAAAGGATTGGCGTTAGCAATTACCAATCGCCCTGAAGAGGCAATCGACGCTGTGAAGCAAGCCTTGAGACTCGCCCCTGATTTTGAAGAAGCCCGCACCCTGTTGAACGAATTGCAGGCGATCGCCACCAACCAGCAACCGCTATCCCAGTTAAATTAATCTGAACTTGGGACAGGGGTTTTGGTGGTTAAACCCGCCGTGATCGCAGCGAAATATAGCATTCTTCTGCACAACCAGAGCAGGGCGTGTTTTAGCAGTGGTTAAATCAGAATTTGGAAAAAGGATAAGAACAACATCACCTCGTCTGAAGGTTAGTTTTGGCTGTATCGTAGTCGTCATAGATACTCATTTCTGGGCTATTCCAACCATCTGCGAAAGTTATCAGACTGGCTCGCAACACCTCAGCCTCAGCTTGATTAATACTTTGAGAAGCTAAATCAATTGGCTGTCCAACAATAGGTGAGGGTGAATCTTCAGGACTGAGCCAAGATCCAATTGAACTCATAGGGCGATTACTCCGTAGGGGGAACTGCTTCGCACCGCGCACAACCACTTCTCTTTAATCACATCTGGAAAGGCAAGGGGCGATCATCTTCCGTCCTTTAAAACACGTTTAGTCTTCTCTGCCTTCACACAAATTTATAATCTACGTTCTATTAAACGTCTTGTCATATCTTCAACTACGTTCTCATTTAAAGTGAAACCGTCAAATACCTCAAACAAGGGTTGTACAGCTTGGTTTACGTACTGCGGCAAGGATGATAGAGGAGTGTCAAGTGGTAAATTCACAAAGGTAGTAACTTCATCTTGATAAGCAAAATAATGTTGGGGAATCCATCGACGAGGATTAGCCCACGCACTGAGTTTCCGTCCTTTTAATCTAGTCCATTTGAAGGCAAAAGCAAGGCTAGTTTTCTCGATTAAGCAACCCATAGCTTTTGCAAAAGCTAAGCCAACTGCAATCGCTTCAGCAACTCGAATAATAGTTAGACCAAAGTCTAAAGCTGTTAGTTTCTGAGGTGAGCTGTCGCTCACCTTAACATCATCCTCAAGCAGTCTTCTTACAAAGAATTTTCCTCTTGGGTCAAGTCTAGTGAAATCTCTTAATCCATAAGAGAGTAATGCTTCCCAAACTCCATTAATTACATAAGGACGATCTTTTTCACCAATATGGCGGCTATCCCGCCATATTGGCCAACCTGTGTAATCAGGATTACTAGAATTTAACAAATTAAGAAACTCCTGATTAGTTGAATGGTGTGGCACTTCGCCTATCAAAATGAGTCCTACTTCCCAAGCTCCATGTTCTGGCAAAGTAACTTTTCGATCTTCTAAAGCCTGTTGATAACGAGACTCACTTTCTTGAAGGTATTCTGTTAGTAAATCCTCAGTAGATATTTTTGGTTTAGAGTTTTCAATGAGTACAGCAGTTAAATTGTTTAATTGTTCTAAACTTATTCCACTAAGATGTCGTCGTATAAATCGACCAATATCTGCTTCACGATTATCAAAACAAACTTCCATGAGCCTATCCCAATCTTTTGGTTTTGCCTGTGTTGTGCTGGGTACATTGTTAGAGGACAGCGAACGTACATAGACTGTATCAGCACGAATCAGAAATTTTTCATTACACGAAAAATCTGATTTTGCAGCTACAGGAGTTTTAACACCTGTAGGTATAATGATTACTGGAAAATCTTGTTCATCTCGCCGTGGAAACTCTACAGCTACTTCAAACTGCTCAGAAGAATACTTAGTGATCATCCCCTGAATTTTATCAATGTGAAATATTTCTCTCACATTGCATGGGGCATCATTAAAAATTGGCTCTAAAGTATTGTTATCGAACCCAATTATCATATATCCACCACCATAATTACGCATCGCGAGAGCGGTTTTAACAATTTTTGCGATACCATCAGGTTGGTCAGGATCAATCCATGCTTTTAGTTCAACAGCAAGGCTTTCTTGAGGTTGTTGAATCAGTTCTTGTATTCTTGCGAAATCGACTTCCATAGCTTGAAGTAGTTGGTTGCATTACGTTGGTTTAAAGACAAAGGTTTTAGCTTCTATAAGCACTTCAAATCTAAACTAGTTTACTTACTTGACGCTTTTCAACGTTTTTCAGTATTCACATTTTACAAAGAAAAAACTCAAACAGAGAATTTGTTCAAATTCTCTCTCCTCAATTGGTTGATAACTAACTAGCAAATAATCCGAGGAGTACGACGCAGGAACCCAGGGTTGTGTAGACGGCTCTACAAAACCAGTTCAGGGTGTCGCTGGGGCGTTGGCGAAGCATGGGTTGTGTGAGGTAATAGGCGATCGCCGCGACAGCAATTCCCAATAGCGATAAGGCACTACTTAACAACAATGCAGTTGACCCAGACGCAATAACAATCAGCGGCACAAACATCAATAACCAGCTTTCGCAGACGTAAGCCACTACTCGCAGCAGATTTGTTTTGTGCCAATAGTTTAGGGGCGACAAGCCAGCAATACAGATCACTGTGAGGTTAGCGGCAAAAGCAAGCGTGTAGGGATAGATCAACTCTGGGTGATTGGTTAGCCGATAGAGTGCCAACCAGAGCAGCCCTCCTGCGGCTACACTTAGCACTGCGTAAACGTTGTGAACCCGCTCCCATT
Above is a genomic segment from Oscillatoria sp. FACHB-1407 containing:
- a CDS encoding glycosyltransferase, whose amino-acid sequence is MRKLYFLLPGTGSRFACGGLWAELKTFELARQICPAEVVTYRQREANTLFLDDVLQTQSLDDVIFVISWGFDVPKLAARLARHCVVYHAHSAEYGFKLPSRVPIITVSRSTMGYWGQRSPHSLIYYLPNHISENFRNLHQPRDIDVVVQARKSSSYLLKELIPALKQHSQVYVVESFIDDLAGLFNRTRVYLYDSSEYWALQGVTEGFGLQPLEAIACGCRVFSSVNHGLSDYLDPGFNGEKIAGYSKEYDVQRILKALQSPQPVEPDEWLKEYRAANITQRLTVILGAINEFFDYRSQGLAPIQDLTSTRLLKLQVEQWINKVQRKLKSRR
- a CDS encoding tetratricopeptide repeat protein, giving the protein MKLLQTGLMLGMVLVTAIASPISASATRAPKPVQNILPLPSQSTQTNSDLAIQDAIAQGVTALDAGEYNDALVAFDRVIQLDRSNAMGWMGRGYALNGLGDFSEAMAAFQQAVRFDRTLYGAWVGLGIATDENGNPEQALAAYEQAIQIDATRFRVWYHQGVTLLRLQRYEQSLNSFNQALRIEPEHEYSWYQRGFVLGELQRYPEALASFERAIAINPENAWSWYYKGLALAITNRPEEAIDAVKQALRLAPDFEEARTLLNELQAIATNQQPLSQLN
- a CDS encoding AlbA family DNA-binding domain-containing protein — translated: MEVDFARIQELIQQPQESLAVELKAWIDPDQPDGIAKIVKTALAMRNYGGGYMIIGFDNNTLEPIFNDAPCNVREIFHIDKIQGMITKYSSEQFEVAVEFPRRDEQDFPVIIIPTGVKTPVAAKSDFSCNEKFLIRADTVYVRSLSSNNVPSTTQAKPKDWDRLMEVCFDNREADIGRFIRRHLSGISLEQLNNLTAVLIENSKPKISTEDLLTEYLQESESRYQQALEDRKVTLPEHGAWEVGLILIGEVPHHSTNQEFLNLLNSSNPDYTGWPIWRDSRHIGEKDRPYVINGVWEALLSYGLRDFTRLDPRGKFFVRRLLEDDVKVSDSSPQKLTALDFGLTIIRVAEAIAVGLAFAKAMGCLIEKTSLAFAFKWTRLKGRKLSAWANPRRWIPQHYFAYQDEVTTFVNLPLDTPLSSLPQYVNQAVQPLFEVFDGFTLNENVVEDMTRRLIERRL
- a CDS encoding SDR family NAD(P)-dependent oxidoreductase, yielding MALLNGRIALVTGANGGIGQYYIQGLQAAGVSRIYAGARNPDSLQAIAATDPNRIIPIALDITDDASVQAAAETYRDVDLLINNAGVGFNQRLIPGISFDKIRSEIEVNYLGTVRMCLAFAPVLKANGGGAIVNMLTILAKVNFPLNASYSASKAAALLATQGIRAELASQGTLVVGVMPGTVNTGMSKDFPPPKVDPEEVVRVALQAVVDGVEDVYPGEQAQEMQAQLLQDPKALEKAMAAILAG